A region from the Acyrthosiphon pisum isolate AL4f chromosome A1, pea_aphid_22Mar2018_4r6ur, whole genome shotgun sequence genome encodes:
- the LOC100160356 gene encoding fatty acyl-CoA reductase wat, with product MDIYNSNCESTTQLSEIQSFYNDTTIFLTGGTGFMGNLILDKLIRTCSGVKRIYILIREKKGKTIEERFKELFDDPVFELMKKEQPNFLEKITAVIGDCALPNMGIEEKYINIIKDEVNIVIHSAATVRFDEHLRIAVNINIIALQDILKISQNIKNLKAFVHISTAYSNCAGREVVDEIFYKPPITGDKLLQVVNSLDDEYITRITPSLLGEWPNTYAMTKAIAEGEIMTYGKGLPIGVIRPSMIIATDNEPVPGWINNFYGPTGVVAATGIGLMRCMNADSTKTADIVPGDYVSNAVLACAWDIHNKWKEQNASNEMKVDNLEKETLIDPPIYNFVSSSANPLTWGEFSALNKKYGCEVPSVKAISPILLRLSKNKYEYQILCFILHIIPAFIIDSLAKLTGKKPLLMEGYRKMHKFSEVISYFSLKSWTFNDNNTRSLVQKLSKLDQTLFRFDLTKLSWNEYFKKHVIGIRMYIVKDPMETLSEGRKWNQKLCIAYYTLLSILAATFLLILYGICNLFI from the exons ATGGACATCTACAATTCAAACTGCGAAAGTACAACTCAATTATCAGAAATTCAATCATTTTACAATGAtacgacaatatttttaactggtGGTACTGGATTCATGGGAAATTTAATACTGGATAAATTGATAAG gaCTTGTTCGGGAGTgaaaagaatttatattttaatcagagAGAAAAAAGGAAAAACAATAGAAGAAAGATTTAAAGAACTCTTCGATGACCCT GTATTTgaattaatgaaaaaagaaCAACCAAACTTTTTAGAAAAGATCACTGCAGTTATCGGTGATTGTGCTTTGCCAAACATGGGAAtcgaagaaaaatatataaacattattaaagaCGAA gtaAACATAGTAATACACTCCGCTGCTACTGTACGGTTTGACGAACATTTAAGAATAGCTGTCAACATTAACATAATTGCCTTACAagatatattgaaaattagccaaaacattaaaaacttgAAA GCTTTCGTTCATATTTCAACTGCTTATTCCAATTGTGCTGGAAGGGAAGTTGTGGATGAGATATTCTACAAACCACCTATAACTGGAGACAAGTTATTGCAGGTCGTTAACAGTCTGGACGACGAATACATCACTAGAATTACGCCTTC GTTACTAGGAGAATGGCCAAATACTTACGCGATGACTAAAGCGATTGCCGAGGGCGAAATAATGACTTATGGCAAAGGGTTACCAATTGGAGTTATTAGACCGTCAATGA ttaTCGCCACTGATAATGAACCTGTTCCTGGATGGATCAACAATTTCTATGGGCCGACAGGAGTTGTAGCAGCCACCGGCATTGGTCTCATGAGGTGTATGAATGCCGATTCAACTAAAACAGCCGATATCGTGCCTGGAGATTATGTCAGCAATGCCGTGTTGGCTTGTGCTTGGGATATTCACAACaaatg gaAAGAACAAAACGCCTCTAACGAAATGAAAGTTGATAACTTAGAAAAAGAAACATTAATTGATCCACCTATTTACAATTTCGTATCATCAAGTGCCAATCCATTGACATGGGGAGAATTTTCGGCGTTGAACAAAAAATACGGTTGCGAAGTGCCTTCTGTAAAAGCG atttcacCAATTCTGTTGAGATTATCCAAAAACAAATACGAATaccaaattttatgttttatcctCCACATAataccagcatttataattgaTTCTTTAGCCAAACTCACCGGAAAGAAACCTCT ATTAATGGAAGGATATAGAAAAATGCACAAATTCTCCGAAGTTATATCTTACTTCAGTTTAAAATCGTGGAcatttaacgataataatacgAGGTCTTTGGTACAAAAATTATCCAAATTAGATCAGACTCTTTTCAGATTCGATTTAACCAAATTGAGCTggaatgaatattttaaaaaacacgtAATAGGTATtcgaatgtatattgtaaaagatCCAATGGAAACATTATCAGAAGGAAGAAAATGGAATCAAAA ATTATGCATTGCTTACTACACATTATTATCCATTTTAGCTgccacatttttattaatactgtatggaatttgtaatttgtttatataa
- the LOC100168458 gene encoding E3 ubiquitin-protein ligase MGRN1 — protein MGSFTSRQSTRVEEVDNNSNNAYKYPPKSGNYFSTHFIMGGEKFDTPQPEAYLFGENMDLNFFSKCPTTFPYPPPEVGEPTKPLKSLVNIRKESLRFIRTEEGKTIFNIEFTFDCDSPCSITIYYFCTEDFTPSGVSFNCRDPSMTSEVYHYKRGSNQQFIQPLHMFDPSIYSTEDLTYAFNKEVIPIAIHCVAHDTSEETRQSHTTIAVVEQYSDGSYILKALKQKLFVDGLCYLLQEIYGIENKTPDLKDSGDEDLEDGSSECVICMSDMRDTLILPCRHLCLCQSCADSLRYQANNCPICRVPFRALLQIKALQKTLDNNHRIDLRTPYGYETVPLIEALNGPNFRRYSNATKVPSDPLLESSPDSQCAGLTMSKMSLDRLSRKKSCSLDSHGESLSLSDNSLSSNAAASNSDKSSKASNKDEIKPKIPIKCKDKVRVINEKANPEEETQDEDSEAEKMSPLLDSEKSIEKKVEHPQPVIVEKKEINVILNHGAEDAECYGECAARMLVTHQNEKPQLSISQERVSLPGTPMSTVSQRSSGESYTSVGSSRLLLAAYEKTTPV, from the exons ATGGGTTCATTTACTAGTCGACAAAGCACTAGAGTTGAAGAAGTGGACAACAACTCAaataatgcttataaatatCCACCCAAATCTG GAAATTATTTTAGCACTCACTTTATTATGGGCGGTGAAAAATTTGATACACCACAACCAGAAGCGTATTTATTTGGAGAAAAtatggatttaaattttttcagtaAATGCCCTACTACA ttTCCATACCCACCCCCTGAGGTAGGGGAACCTACTAAACCGTTAAAAAGTTTGGTAAATATTAGAAAAGAATCATTGCGTTTTATACGTACTGAAGAAGGTAAAACTATATTCAATATAGAATTTACTTTTGATTGCGATTCACCTTgttcaataacaatatattatttctgcaCTGAAGATTTTACACCAAGTGGGGTTTC ttttaacTGCCGTGATCCATCAATGACATCTGAAGTTTATCACTATAAACGAGGTTCAaatcaacaatttattcaaCCATTGCATATGTTTGATCCTAGTATATACAGTACTGAGGACTTAACCTATGCATTTAACAAAGAAGTTATTCCAATTGCTATACATTGTGTAGCTCATGATACTTCTGAAG aaacacGACAGTCACATACCACAATTGCAGTGGTTGAACAATATTCAGATGGTTCCTACATTTTAAAagctttaaaacaaaaattatttgtagatgGATTATGTTACTTGCTGCAAGAAATATATggcattgaaaataaaacaccCGACCTAAAA gATTCTGGAGATGAAGATTTAGAAGATGGTAGTTCAGAATGCGTAATTTGTATGAGTGATATGCGTGACACATTAATCTTACCATGTCGTCACTTGTGTTTATGTCAATCATGTGCAGACTCTTTACGATATCAAGCTAATAATTGTCCAATATGTCGAGTTCCATTTCGTGCTCTTTTACAAATAAAAGCCTTACAAAAAACATTGGATAATAATCATAga ATTGATTTACGTACTCCTTATGGCTATGAAACTGTTCCTTTAATTGAAGCTCTCAATGGACCAAATTTTCGACGATATAGTAATGCCACTAAAGTTCCAAGTGATCCTTTACTAGAATCTTCACCTGATAGCCAATGTGCTGGACTCACTATGTCTAA AATGAGTTTAGACAGACTTTCCAGAAAAAAATCGTGCAGCCTAGATTCACATGGTGAATCATTAAGCCTTAGTGATAATTCTTTAAGTTCTAAC gcagCTGCATCTAACAGTGATAAATCATCTAAAGCTTCTAATAAAGATGAAATAAAACCTAAAATTCCAATTAAGTGTAAAGATAAAGTGAGAGTAATTAATGAAAAAGCAAATCCTGAGGAAGAG actCAGGATGAAGATAGTGAAGCAGAAAAAATGTCTCCATTGTTGGACTCAGAGAAAAGTATTGAAAAGAAAGTTGAACATCCCCAACCTGTAATAGTTGAAA AAAAAGAAATTAATGTTATACTAAATCATGGCGCAGAAGATGCTGAGTGTTATGGTGAATGTGCTGCTAGAATGCTGGTTACACATCAAAATGAAAAGCCTCAACTATCAATATCTCaa GAAAGAGTGTCATTACCTGGCACTCCAATGAGTACTGTAAGTCAACGTTCAAGTGGTGAAAGTTATACTTCAGTTGGTTCTTCTCGTTTGTTATTAGCTGCTTATGAAAAAACTACACCtgtataa